In the genome of Larus michahellis unplaced genomic scaffold, bLarMic1.1 SCAFFOLD_231, whole genome shotgun sequence, one region contains:
- the LOC141737095 gene encoding proteasome subunit beta type-6-like translates to MAAAVTVRAAAAEPWAGIGPAGGQEWGREPVSTGTTIMAVEFDGGVVIGADSRTTTGSYVANRVTDKLTPVHDLIFCCRSGSAADTQAVADAVAYQLGFHSVELAEPPRVGTAARLFQQSCYRYREELSAGVIVAGWDPRRGGQVYVVPMGGMLLRQPFAVGGSGSSYIYGFLDATFRPGMSREQGRDFVARGLALAMGRDGSSGGVIRLATITADGVERELLAGDQLPGGDGGPPI, encoded by the exons atggcggcggcggtgaCGGTGCGGGCGGCCGCGGCCGAGCCCTGGGCCGGGATCGGGCCCGCgggggggcaggagtggggcCGGGAGCCCGTCAGCACCGGC accACCATCATGGCCGTGGAGTTCGACGGGGGCGTCGTCATCGGGGCCGACTCCCGCACCACCACCGG GTCGTACGTGGCCAATCGGGTGACGGACAAGCTGACCCCCGTCCATGACCTCATCTTCTGCTGCCGCTCGGGCTCTGCCGCCGACACCCAGGCGGTGGCCGACGCCGTGGCCTATCAGCTGGGCTTCCACAg CGTGGAGCTGGCGGAGCCGCCCCGCGTGGGCACGGCCGCCCGCctcttccagcagagctgctaccGCTACCGCGAGGAGCTCAGCGCCGGCGTCATCGTGGCCGGCTGGGACCCACGGCgcggggggcag GTGTATGTGGTGCCCATGGGGGGGATGCTCCTGCGCCAGCCCTTCGCGGTGGGGGGCTCCGGCAGCTCCTACATCTACGGCTTCCTGGACGCCACCTTCCGGCCCGGCATGAgccgggagcagggcagggactTCGTCGCCcgag GGCTGGCGCTGGCCATGGGGCGGGACGGCTCCAGCGGGGGGGTGATCCGCCTGGCCACCATCACCGCCGACGGCGTGGAGCGGGAGCTGCTGGCCGGGGAccagctgccggggggggacggcggcCCCCCCATCTGA